One genomic window of Arachis stenosperma cultivar V10309 chromosome 10, arast.V10309.gnm1.PFL2, whole genome shotgun sequence includes the following:
- the LOC130958007 gene encoding 60S ribosomal protein L13-1 produces the protein MVKHNNVIPNGHFRKHWQNYVKTWFNQPARKTRRRLARQKKAVKIFPRPTAGPLRPVVHGQTLKYNMKVRAGKGFSLEELKAAGIPKKLAPTIGIAVDHRRKNRSLESMQANVQRLKTYKAKLVVFPRRARKVKAGDSTPEELANATQVQGSCLPIVRERPSVELVKVTDEMKAFKAYYKLRLERTNKKHYGARLKKAAEAEKEEKK, from the exons ATGGTGAAGCACAACAATGTTATCCCTAACGGACACTTCCGTAAGCATTGGCAAAACTATGTGAAGACCTGGTTCAATCAACCAGCAAGGAAGACCAGAAGACGGTTAG CTCGCCAGAAAAAAGCTGTGAAGATCTTTCCCAGGCCTACTGCTGGACCTCTCAGACCAGTTGTTCATGGGCAGACTTTGAAATACAACATGAAAGTCAGAGCTGGCAAGGGATTTTCTCTTGAAGAACTGAAG GCTGCAGGTATTCCGAAAAAGCTAGCTCCAACCATAGGCATTGCTGTTGATCACCGTCGCAAGAACCGTTCCTTGGAGAGTATGCAGGCTAATGTTCAGCGGCTGAAAACATACAAGGCCAAATTGGTTGTGTTCCCAAGACGTGCACGCAAGGTTAAG GCTGGTGATTCTACTCCTGAGGAACTTGCAAATGCCACCCAAGTTCAGGGTTCATGCTTGCCAATTGTGAGGGAGAGGCCATCAGTAGAGCTTGTTAAGGTTACAGATGAAATGAAGGCATTTAAGGCTTACTACAAGCTTCGTCTTGAACGCACAAACAAAAAGCATTATGGTGCTAGACTCAAGAAGGCTGCTGAGgcagaaaaggaagaaaagaagtaA